Proteins encoded together in one Camelina sativa cultivar DH55 chromosome 9, Cs, whole genome shotgun sequence window:
- the LOC104710314 gene encoding basic leucine zipper 43-like, with the protein MIPAEVTEYFQYLSPEYNRINMPSSPTSSLNYLNDLIINNNNYSSSSNSQELMISNNSASDEDHHQSIIILDERKQRRMLSNRESARRSRMRKQRHLDELWSQVIRLRNENNCLIDKLNRVSETQDSVLKENSKLKEEASDLRKLVCELKSNKNNDNSFQKS; encoded by the exons atgattCCGGCCGAAGTCACCGAATATTTCCAATATCTATCGCCGGAATACAACAGAATAAACATGCCTTCTTCTCCAACCTCATCCTTAAACTACTTAAACGATCtgatcatcaacaacaacaactattcCTCATCATCTAACAGTCAAGAACTCATGATAAGCAACAACTCAGCTTCCGACGAAGATCATCACCAAAGCATCATAATACTCGACGAGAGGAAACAGCGAAGGATGCTTTCAAACAGAGAATCGGCAAGGAGGTCAAGGATGAGAAAACAGAGACATCTTGACGAACTCTGGTCTCAGGTGATTAGGCTTCGCAACGAGAACAACTGTCTTATCGATAAGCTGAACCGCGTGTCGGAGACTCAAGATAGTGTATTGAAGGAGAACTCCAAACTCAAAGAAGAAGCTTCTGATCTCCGAAAACTTGTTTGTGAACTGAAATCTAACAAGAACAACGACAACAGTTTTCAAA AGTCCTAA